The sequence GTAAGAGCGTTTAAATTTTTGCTTTTTACGCTTGGTGTGGCACAGACTTTGCACGCAGGACCTAGTCAAACGCCTGAGTCATTAAGCCAAAAAGCCGCTAGTAAATTTGAAATTTCAACCTTTAAAATGAGCGCAAATAATGAAATTTATAAAATTTTCACAGCCAAGCTGAAAGGGCAAAATGAGTTTAAAAATGTGCTTTTCTTGCTTGACGCAAACGCCCAGTTTAACATGCTCTTAAATGAATTTGATGGCAAGGCTGCACCGCTAATAATAGGCATAGGATATGACACAGACAAAAGCTATGAAGTAGAAAAACGCACAAGAGACCTCACGCCAAAGGCAGAGGGTGAGGAGTTTAGTAAAGGTGGTGGCGCAGATGCGTTTTACCACTTTTTAACTAAAAATTTAGTGCCGCTAATCGATGAGAAATTTAACGTGCAAGATAGTCAAAAAAGTCTTTATGGTCACTCTTTTGGCGGTCTTTTTACGCTCTATGCCTTACTAAAAAATGAGGGCGTATTTTCAAATTTCTTTATCGCTTCGCCATCTCTTTGGTGGGGTGAATCTGAAATTTTAAAGCAAAACGTGAGTGAGGATAAATTTAAAGAGAAGCTAAAGGCCAAATTTGTCTTTCTTAGCGTTGGTGAGCTTGAAAAGAGAAAGGGCAAAACAGACAAAGCTGGCATTTTAAAGGCGAGCGATCTAGCCCAAATTTTAAAGCAAAGCGGCGTAAATTCTCACTTTGAGCTTTTTAAAAATGAAACCCATGGCAGCGTCATACCTCTAAATTTAAAAGAGCTTTTAAAATATCTAAAGGATTAAAAATTTAAGGCTATTTTTGTTAAAATCCGCCGCATGAGAGTAGATAAATTTTTAAACGTAGTAAATATCACCAAAAGGCGTGCCGTTAGCGAAGATATGTGCAAAAGCGGCGTTGTGAGTATCAACGGCGTGCAGGCAAAAGCGGCAAAAGATGTTAAGGTTGGCGATGTGGTTAGCATCAAATTTCTAACGCGTGAGGCGAGATACGAGGTGCTAGCGATCCCAACTACAAAAAGCATACCAAAAAGCACTCAAAGCGAATATATAAAAGAGCTTTGATGGTTTTTGAGCTTTTAGAAAATGAGCTAGACCGGCTTGTGCAGGTGCTACCAAAAAGTGGCGTGGTGCTACTAAGTGGCGATCTAGCAAGTGGCAAAACGACGCTTGTAAAGGCGATCATCAAGGCTCATGGCATAGATGAGAGCGTGACGTCGCCTACGTTTTCTTTGATGCAAATTTATGGTAAAGATATCTACCACTACGACATTTATCAGATCGGATTTGACGGGATGGCAAAAAACGGCCTTTTTGAAAATTTGTTTGAAGAGGGGCTTCATCTAGTAGAGTGGAGCGATGAAAATTTAGAAAAAGCTTTAAAGAAAAACGGCGAGAGCTATACGTTAGTAAAAATTTCTCCTAGCAAAAATGGCAGAAAATACGAGGTTATAAGTGCATAAACTAGAAGTAAAAGATCTAAAAAAGACGATAAAGAAAAGTGAGATCATAAAAGGTATATCTTTAGAGGTAAATAGCGGCGAAGTGGTGGGGCTTCTTGGGCCAAATGGTGCTGGAAAGACGACTACTTTTTATATGATTTGCGGACTCATCTCGCCAACTAGCGGAGATGTTTTTTTAAATGACGAAAAGATCACAAACGTGCCACTTCACAAAAGAGCGCACCTTGGTATTGGCTATTTGCCGCAAGAGTCAAGCATATTTAAAGAGCTAAGTGTCGAAGAAAATTTACTTCTTGGGGCTGAAATTTTAAATCAAAGCGAAGAAGAGATAGCAAAAAGAGTAAATGAGATGCTAAATATGCTAAATATCGAGCCTATTCGCCTAAGAAAGGGTGTTAGCCTAAGTGGTGGCGAGCGTAGACGCTGTGAGATAGCTAGAAGCCTCATCATAAAGCCAAAATTTTTGCTGCTTGATGAGCCATTTGCAGGCGTCGATCCTATCGCAGTTAGCGACATCCAAAGTATTGTTAGAGACCTTAAAAAGCTAGGTATCGGCGTTTTGATAACCGACCACAACGTTCGTGAGACGCTAGCTATTTGTGACAGAGCCTACGTCATCAAAGATGGCTCGCTACTAGCAAGCGGCAGTGCGAGCGAAGTGGCAAACAACAAGCTCGTTAGAACGCACTATCTTGGCGAAGAATTTAAGCTGCTTGAGTAGATGATGCTAAGGCAAAAGCAAACTTTAGCGCCAAAGATTAAGCTAAACCAAACGCTACGAAGTTGGCTTCCTATACTTCAAAGCGGGCTTGATGAGCTAAAAGAGACGCTTGAGCCTTTTATAAAAGACAATCCATTTGCCACAATTGAGCATAAAAATTTAGAAAAAAGCGAGAAAAAGCGAAATTTTTTCGAGCAGGTTAGCAAAAACTCGGTTAGCGAGAGCATCGAGGCTTTAAGCATCTATAAAGAAAGCCTCTATGAAAAGCTCGTTAGCCAGATAAATCCGCCACTTTTCCCCACGCAAAAGTCTCAAGATATCGCATATAAGATCATCGAGTGCTTAGACGATGAGGGCTATTTTTCCTATGATAATGAAATTTTTGCTGATTTTTGCGAGAGCGAGGTGGAGCGAGTTAGGGCGAGATTTGCCTACCTTGAGCCATGTGGAGTGGGCGCAAAAGATGTGAAAGATAGCTTTTTGTTTCAGCTAAGCGAGGTAGAGGCAAGTGATGAGATCATAGAGTGTGCGAAAAAGATTATCTTAAATTTTGAAAATATAGAAAAGCTTAGAAAACTTAAATTTTACGACGATGCGCTAAAGATTATAAAAAAATTTAAAAATCCCCCGGCCATTGAGTATCTCGAAGATGAAAAAGAGGCGGTGCCTGATATCTTCGTGCTAAGCACAAGCAGTGGCATAAGTGTGCAGATAAATGATGAGTACTATCCAGAAATTTTGGTTGATACCGAGGGATTAGACGAGAAAGAGGCTTTTGTAAGCTCGCGCATAAAAGAGGCAAGCGAGCTCATAGACGCACTTGAGATGAGAAAAGCGACGCTTTATAAGATAGGGCTTATGATAGTTGAGTACCAGTATGACTACTTCTTGGGCGGCGACATAAAGCCCATGAAGCTAAAAGACCTAGCAGACGAGCTTGGGCGCAACCCTTCAACCATATCAAGAGCGATCGCAAACAAATATCTAAGCTGTTCAAGAGGTACGGTCGCACTTAAAAATTTCTTTTCAACTGGCTTTGACGATGAGACCTCAAACGCTGCGATAAAGGAATTTTTGCTAGAGCTTATCAAAAATGAAGACCACAAAAAGCCACTTTCTGATCTAAAAATCCAAGAGCTCATACAAGCTAAATTTAACATCCAAATCGTTCGCCGAACCATCACAAAATACCGCAAAATCCTAAATATCGGAAGCTCAAGCCAGCGAAAAAGAGTCTATCAGATAAACGGCTAACTACCACTCATTTACAGCAAAAAGTATGGCCTTGCGCATCTGTGCAAAAAGTTCGCTACTAAGCTCTTCGTACTCTTTGCCACGTTTTTTATATTGTGCCATGCCCGCTGCATCGTCGTTCCAAGAGCCCATACCGCCAAAGACATCAGCCAAGCTTGCCGCAGCAAAAAGAGCTAAATTTTTCTTTGGCATAAGCGGTGCATTAAATATCTTTTGATCATCATTGCTTGAAGATCTAAGTGATTTTAATGCCCTGCGAAAACACTCACCAAAATTCTCACACTCTATCTCATCTGCAAAGGCTGCTATCTTGGTAAGTATGGCCATAAAAGCTTCTGTGTTGTCGCTAAAATTTTCTAAATTAACATCTTTTTCAAGACCAATTTCTTTATATACTATGTTCCAGTCTCTTTGATCTTTGTTGTATTTCCAGTAGGGCACGAAGCAGCTTATGTGCTCTTTAAAAATGCAAATGATCGATTTTGCGGTAGAGTTTGAAAAGCTAAGCAATAAACGTTCATCTGATGAGCCAGTTAAATTTGCAGTAAGTCTTACATCTCTCAATCCAAGCTTTAATGCATGCTCAAACCACTCATTTACGCCATTTGCCCTATGATCTGAGAGAAAGTGAAAATTTATACTATTTTCGTAGCTAGTGCCATTATATAGGATAGGAGAATTTGACTTTATGGCCTGCTTTACGGCAACAATAATGGCGCATATATTAAACATTTCACCATTCATTTTCGCTCTTTTTAATAGCCATTGTGGTAAGCCGTGCTCTAGCCAACCATCACAAAATTTTCTTGATTTTTAAAGTATGGTTTTAGGCTCTCATAAGCAGATTGAATATTTTTAAATTTCTTTGCGTATTCTTCTTGTATGAGAGGATTTTTGTTGGCGTGCCTGTCTGGGTGATAGATATTTACGAGTGAAAGATAGCTTTGCCTGATAGTTTCAAAGTCATCATCTTTTTTGCAACCTAAAATCTCAAAATTTTCCTCAAGTAAATTTGCAAGCACAGAAAATCTGCTTACAAATTTAGATGAGCTTTTTATTTTTATGCCTTGTTTAAAGGCTTTGTAGTCTTTTTCATCATAGATAAAATTTACGCTAAATTTTGGATAGTTTCTTTTGTAGAGTAGTTTGTTTAATGTGTTTATGTCGTTGTCATTTGAGATGGTGATGTTTAAAAAATCATCATTTTTGCTAAAAGCAATATTGCTTTTTGCCAGACTCTCGCTGATATAGCTAGCAAAGTCTCTGCAAAGTGCATCTTTTAGTTCAAATTTGACTTCATTTTTTACAAAATTTACGTTTAGACTAATGACTGGAGTTAGGGTATTTTTTTGAACAAAGCCAAGCTTTATGGTTTTATAGTTTGCAAAACGAATATCAAGCTTATCATCACTTTGCTTTTCATAAAGTTTTTTTATAAATTTTAAAAAGCACTTGCGTTGTGGGATTTCGCTCTCTTCATAAAACGAAATAACCTTATTTTTATTAGATAAAATTTTTGTAAAATTTCTGCTTATCATATCTCTAAGCTCACGAAACAAAGTGTCATTATCAGTTAAAATGCTTAGAGATTCTAATGTTTGCGTAACTTTCATTGCCTACTCCACATAAAATATTACATGTTTTAGCAATAAGCATTCCAAATTTATATTTTTCTTATATTTTGACCTTTAATGTACTCTGCAAATTCGTTTTTTAGTTTATTTTCTTTATACAAGATCGCCTCTTCTTTTGTATGAGAAACGGCTTCTTTTTGAGTTTTTTTGATCTCACCTTGCTCTTTAGTAAGTTCTTTTTTTATCTCTTTTAAACTATCGAAAAAATCATTCATTTTTGCTCCTTTTATTTTTATCGGATTTTACTAAAACAGTTATAAAATTAAAATGAATACAATTTTTCTTTAAGGAAAGTTTAGCTAATATCTCGACTTAACTTTCTTGTGCGCTCGTAGCTCAGCTGGATAGAGCATTTGATTGCGGTTCAAAAGGTCAGAGATTCGAATTCTCTCGGGCGCACCATCTTTTTAATTCTTAATGACAAACTTCATAATTTTTATAGTAAAATAAGCAAAAAAATTAAAAGAGAAAAAATGGATTTTCAAAATATTCAAAAACAAATTTTGGTACTAAAAGAAAGTTTGACAGCATTAGAACAAAATAGTGAGCACGAGATCGGGTTGGCAGTTGGGGTTGTTGAGTTTAATAAAAACGCTGATGAACTTAAAAAAAAGCTTGCAAATTTAAAAGGTGAAAGCGATTTCTTTAAAAGTGTCTTCAATACAGAGGACTATTATGAAAACATTAGTACTTATTTGGAGCAGATAAAGAGAAGCTTAAATTATAAAATTGAGAAAAACGGTGTGAGCTTTAAGGCAAATGAAAATTTACAAGAAAGCTATGTCGCCATTTTAAATATAATAGAAATTTTGGTAGCAGAGTATCAAATACAAAACAAAAATAAAGCGAAAAATCTCTTTTCTAGGACAACAGATACTACTCAAATAAAATCAATACTTGCGGAGCTAAATACTCTACAAGAGCGCATACATAATGTTTTGCATATTCATTCTAGGATAGTTTCAAATGTTATTTTGCAAAATTTTAAGATAATTTATACGTTCTTTTATAATTGTATTAAGGCTGCAAAGCAACGCAAAGATGAGCTTTTACTGGTGGAGATCGCGGGTATAACTGACAAGATAATAACTATGATAAAACCAGTCTTTAGTGCAAAAATTTTAAACACAAATGAGCTTATTTATCACTACTTAATCTTTGAGCTAAAAGAACTAAAAGCTTGTGCGATAGGCGAGGAGCTAGTTTAAAATTTTATCAATTATCTCTTTTGCTCCATTTGGCAGAAGGATCTCTTTTAGAGCTTTACTGCTTTTGTTTAGATCAAAATTTTCTATCATTCTTATAACTTCATCTTTGTCTAAATTTTCTCCATTTTGCAAGCAAATTTCAGCAATGCCTTTATCTTTTAAAAAATTTGCATTGTAGTATTGATGATTACCAGCAGCATAAGGAAACGGCACAAAGATAGATGGCAAAGCATTTGCACAAAGCTCCCAAAGCGAGCTAGCTCCTGCTCTTGATATGGCAAGGTCAGCCTTGCTCATCTTATTTTCTATCTCTTTACTAAATTCAAAAATTTCTAAATTCGTTTCATTAAAGCCAAGTTCATCATATCTTTTTTTAAGTTCATCAAAGCCGTTTTTACCACATTGATGAATTATATTTATGCCTTTTTCTTTAAGATATGGAGCTAAATTTATAGCTAGCTCGTTTATCGCTTTTGCACCTTGCGAGCCTCCTAAAAACAAAATAGTCTTTAGCTCCTCTCTCACTCTTGCACTATCGAAAAATTTCTTTGCCACTGGGTAAGGGTAGGGCAAAGCTTCATCATA comes from Campylobacter concisus and encodes:
- the lptB gene encoding LPS export ABC transporter ATP-binding protein, with the protein product MHKLEVKDLKKTIKKSEIIKGISLEVNSGEVVGLLGPNGAGKTTTFYMICGLISPTSGDVFLNDEKITNVPLHKRAHLGIGYLPQESSIFKELSVEENLLLGAEILNQSEEEIAKRVNEMLNMLNIEPIRLRKGVSLSGGERRRCEIARSLIIKPKFLLLDEPFAGVDPIAVSDIQSIVRDLKKLGIGVLITDHNVRETLAICDRAYVIKDGSLLASGSASEVANNKLVRTHYLGEEFKLLE
- a CDS encoding adenylosuccinate lyase gives rise to the protein MKVTQTLESLSILTDNDTLFRELRDMISRNFTKILSNKNKVISFYEESEIPQRKCFLKFIKKLYEKQSDDKLDIRFANYKTIKLGFVQKNTLTPVISLNVNFVKNEVKFELKDALCRDFASYISESLAKSNIAFSKNDDFLNITISNDNDINTLNKLLYKRNYPKFSVNFIYDEKDYKAFKQGIKIKSSSKFVSRFSVLANLLEENFEILGCKKDDDFETIRQSYLSLVNIYHPDRHANKNPLIQEEYAKKFKNIQSAYESLKPYFKNQENFVMVG
- the tsaE gene encoding tRNA (adenosine(37)-N6)-threonylcarbamoyltransferase complex ATPase subunit type 1 TsaE; its protein translation is MVFELLENELDRLVQVLPKSGVVLLSGDLASGKTTLVKAIIKAHGIDESVTSPTFSLMQIYGKDIYHYDIYQIGFDGMAKNGLFENLFEEGLHLVEWSDENLEKALKKNGESYTLVKISPSKNGRKYEVISA
- a CDS encoding RNA-binding S4 domain-containing protein, whose protein sequence is MRVDKFLNVVNITKRRAVSEDMCKSGVVSINGVQAKAAKDVKVGDVVSIKFLTREARYEVLAIPTTKSIPKSTQSEYIKEL
- a CDS encoding imidazole glycerol phosphate synthase; translated protein: MDFQNIQKQILVLKESLTALEQNSEHEIGLAVGVVEFNKNADELKKKLANLKGESDFFKSVFNTEDYYENISTYLEQIKRSLNYKIEKNGVSFKANENLQESYVAILNIIEILVAEYQIQNKNKAKNLFSRTTDTTQIKSILAELNTLQERIHNVLHIHSRIVSNVILQNFKIIYTFFYNCIKAAKQRKDELLLVEIAGITDKIITMIKPVFSAKILNTNELIYHYLIFELKELKACAIGEELV
- a CDS encoding alpha/beta hydrolase; this translates as MVRAFKFLLFTLGVAQTLHAGPSQTPESLSQKAASKFEISTFKMSANNEIYKIFTAKLKGQNEFKNVLFLLDANAQFNMLLNEFDGKAAPLIIGIGYDTDKSYEVEKRTRDLTPKAEGEEFSKGGGADAFYHFLTKNLVPLIDEKFNVQDSQKSLYGHSFGGLFTLYALLKNEGVFSNFFIASPSLWWGESEILKQNVSEDKFKEKLKAKFVFLSVGELEKRKGKTDKAGILKASDLAQILKQSGVNSHFELFKNETHGSVIPLNLKELLKYLKD
- a CDS encoding RNA polymerase subunit sigma, producing MNGEMFNICAIIVAVKQAIKSNSPILYNGTSYENSINFHFLSDHRANGVNEWFEHALKLGLRDVRLTANLTGSSDERLLLSFSNSTAKSIICIFKEHISCFVPYWKYNKDQRDWNIVYKEIGLEKDVNLENFSDNTEAFMAILTKIAAFADEIECENFGECFRRALKSLRSSSNDDQKIFNAPLMPKKNLALFAAASLADVFGGMGSWNDDAAGMAQYKKRGKEYEELSSELFAQMRKAILFAVNEW
- a CDS encoding RNA polymerase factor sigma-54 — translated: MLRQKQTLAPKIKLNQTLRSWLPILQSGLDELKETLEPFIKDNPFATIEHKNLEKSEKKRNFFEQVSKNSVSESIEALSIYKESLYEKLVSQINPPLFPTQKSQDIAYKIIECLDDEGYFSYDNEIFADFCESEVERVRARFAYLEPCGVGAKDVKDSFLFQLSEVEASDEIIECAKKIILNFENIEKLRKLKFYDDALKIIKKFKNPPAIEYLEDEKEAVPDIFVLSTSSGISVQINDEYYPEILVDTEGLDEKEAFVSSRIKEASELIDALEMRKATLYKIGLMIVEYQYDYFLGGDIKPMKLKDLADELGRNPSTISRAIANKYLSCSRGTVALKNFFSTGFDDETSNAAIKEFLLELIKNEDHKKPLSDLKIQELIQAKFNIQIVRRTITKYRKILNIGSSSQRKRVYQING
- the murG gene encoding undecaprenyldiphospho-muramoylpentapeptide beta-N-acetylglucosaminyltransferase; its protein translation is MIVICGGGTGGHLAIARSFCEELNRRDIKPIFIGSTSGQDKFWFENDENFLQKFFLPSSGVVNKRGFAKLKSLTNIVNLALKCRKIFKQNDVKAVISVGGYSAAPAAIAAIISKVPLFIHEQNAVMGKLNKILKPYAKDFFSSYDEALPYPYPVAKKFFDSARVREELKTILFLGGSQGAKAINELAINLAPYLKEKGINIIHQCGKNGFDELKKRYDELGFNETNLEIFEFSKEIENKMSKADLAISRAGASSLWELCANALPSIFVPFPYAAGNHQYYNANFLKDKGIAEICLQNGENLDKDEVIRMIENFDLNKSSKALKEILLPNGAKEIIDKILN